The stretch of DNA TTGGTAGGCGAGCGACGTGGCCGCATCGACGATCTCGCCCCGGCCGCCGTAGTTGATCGCCAGGTTGAGTTGCAGGCCATCGTTGGCGGCGCTGAGGTTGACCGTCTTGTCGAGTTCGTACAGCACCCGATCGGGGATCCCTTCGCGCCGACCGATCATGCGGACGCGGACGTTGTCCTCCATCATGATGGGTCGTTCATTGACCAGATACTGCTCCAAGAGGTGCATCAGGAACGCCAACTCCTCGGCGGGGCGTTTCCAATTCTCGCTCGAGAGGCAGTACAGCGTCAGCTGCTCGATCGGCGCCAACCGGGCGCACTCGCGCGTGATTGCCCGCACGACGTGGCCGCCACGGTCGTGACCGGCGACGCGTTCCAATCCCTGCCGCTGCGCCCAGCGGCCGTTGCCGTCCATGATGATGGCGATGTGCCGCGGCCAGCGCTCCGCCGGCAGGTCGGCGAGCGACGCAGGCAAAGCGGCGGGGGATTCGGCGGCCATCGGACGGAGAAGCGATCGATTGTGAGAGGCGTCTCCAGACGCCGATTACGGTATCCATTCCGCTTGAGATTGCAGCGCGTAATCGACGTCTGGAGACGCCTCCCACAGGTTTTTGGTTCCCAGGCGATTGGTTTCTCAGAAGCCCAGCGCCAACAGCTCCGGCTTCGCCGTAAAGATTGTCTGCTCGCGACCGGGACCGACCGAGACGATCGAAACAGGCCGGCCGACCAGCTCGCTGACGCGGTTGATATAGCCGATTGCGTTCGCCGGCAGATCGTCCATCGACCGCACGCCGGTGAGGTCCTCGCTCCAGCCGGGAAGCGACTCGTAAACCGCCTTCACACGGCGGAGGTCATCGACGTGGCTCGGGAAGACGTTGGTCTTCTTGCCGTCGAGTTCGTAGGCGTTGCAGATTTTGATTTCGTCGAAACCGCTCAGTACATCGAGCAGCATCACGGCGATCGCATCGACGCCGCCCAAGCGAGCCGTGTATCGCAGCGCCACCGTGTCGAGCCAGCCGCAGCGCCGCGGGCGCTTGGTGACCGTGCCATACTCGTTGCCTTGGTCGCGGAGCTTTTGGCCGTCGGCGTTGTCTTGCTCAGTGGGGAACGGCCCGCCGCCGACACGCGTTGAGTACGCCTTCACGACGCCGAGCGTGTGGTTGATGTACCGCGCCGGAAGACCCGAGCCGTTGGGGATGCCGACGCCGCTCGAGTTGCTGCTGGTGACGAACGGGTAGGTGCCGTGGTCCACGTCGAGCAGCGAGCCCTGCGCGCCCTCGAAGAGGATCCGCTTACCCGCTTCGGCGGCGGTGAGCAGCATCTCGGTCGTGTCGCAAACATGTGGCCGCAGACGCTCGGCGAAGGCGAGGTACTGGTCCGCAATCGCGGTGGCGTCCAGCTTAGGATCGACGCCGCCCGACATAGCGGCGATCACCGGCGTCTTCGCGGCGACGATCTTCTCGACCGTCGCGCGAAAGTCGTCGCGATAGAGGTCGCCCATCCGCACGGCGTGCGAGCGGCCGACCTTGTCTCGATAGCAGGGGCCGATGCCGCGCTGCGTGGTGCCGATGTTCTCGCCGTCGGACGTGTTGGAGTCGAGCGCGCGGTCCTCGGCGAAGTGCCACGGCATGATGACGTGCGCGCGGTCGCTGATCTTGAGGTTCTTTTCGAGGCCACGCACATCGCGGCTGGCGAGCTCGTCGAGCTCTTCAATCGCCTTGGCGGGATTAATGACGACGCCGCCGGTGATGACGCTCGTCACGCCTTCGGTGATCACGCCACTGGGGAGGAGCGACAGCTTATAGACCTCGCCGCCCACCACGACGGTGTGGCCGGCGTTGGCGCCCCCTTGGTAGCGTACGACGAAGTCGTGCCGCGGGGTGAGCAGGTCCACCAGTTTCCCCTTGGCCTCGTCCCCCCACTGCAGACCGATAACGCAAACGCCAGGCACGGGGGGATCTCACAGAAAGGACGCGGGGGAGGGCAAAAACCAGCCCGGCATTTTCCGCCCCCGCCCCCGAGCCGTCAACCAGCCGAAAAGCGTTCCCGAACAATGGGGAACCGCCAAGACGCCAGCAGCGCCAAGGCTCGCCAGGACCCTAAATAGGTCGTACCTTCAACGAGTTGCTGCGAGCCCTCGACGCAAGTCGGGGGAGTGAAGCGGGTACCCGATTTCCTCCCCCAGCTCGCGTTGGGGGCTCGCCATCAATCCGTTGGATAATGCGAATGCGGACGGATGTAGTAAGGGTGGGACGGCCGGAAGACATACCAAATCAGTGCTCCAAGTGGCCACGGTGGGAGTAGCGCCACGAGCAGAGCGACGAGCACTGGCGGCTTCCCACGCCCCCGGGCGTCACGGTAAGCCCAGACAATGCTCCACACATACGCGATTAGTAATGGAACGTAGAACAGCAGCATGAGTGCGAACCCAGCACATTGTTCGAGCGAGTCCGTCATCTCGGTCTCCTCCGCATTTGGAGAAAGTAATAGGTTCGGAGATCAACTCCATCTATGACTGCCGATGGACGCGGATGCCTATCAGCGTTCATCTGCGGTTCCAAGCCCTTACTCAATCACCAAGTCGTAAGGCATCACGAGCCCCATCGGCTCTTTCGCAAAGAGCTGCCGCACCCAGCCCGCGCGCTGGATGGCTTGCTCGAGCTCGGGGAGCACGCCGCCCAGGTCGAGCCTCACACGCACCTCGCGCTGCTCGTCGTTGTCGCCGAAGAGGGACTCGAAGAAGTCCTCGGCTTCGGGGTACGCATCGATCGTGAC from Botrimarina mediterranea encodes:
- a CDS encoding isoprenyl transferase yields the protein MAAESPAALPASLADLPAERWPRHIAIIMDGNGRWAQRQGLERVAGHDRGGHVVRAITRECARLAPIEQLTLYCLSSENWKRPAEELAFLMHLLEQYLVNERPIMMEDNVRVRMIGRREGIPDRVLYELDKTVNLSAANDGLQLNLAINYGGRGEIVDAATSLAYQVMAGQLSPGDIDERSIAEHLYTAGRPDPDLLIRTAGEMRVSNFLLWQISYAEIWVTDKAWPEFDEATLHAAIRDYAGRERRFGGLKR
- a CDS encoding adenylosuccinate synthase gives rise to the protein MPGVCVIGLQWGDEAKGKLVDLLTPRHDFVVRYQGGANAGHTVVVGGEVYKLSLLPSGVITEGVTSVITGGVVINPAKAIEELDELASRDVRGLEKNLKISDRAHVIMPWHFAEDRALDSNTSDGENIGTTQRGIGPCYRDKVGRSHAVRMGDLYRDDFRATVEKIVAAKTPVIAAMSGGVDPKLDATAIADQYLAFAERLRPHVCDTTEMLLTAAEAGKRILFEGAQGSLLDVDHGTYPFVTSSNSSGVGIPNGSGLPARYINHTLGVVKAYSTRVGGGPFPTEQDNADGQKLRDQGNEYGTVTKRPRRCGWLDTVALRYTARLGGVDAIAVMLLDVLSGFDEIKICNAYELDGKKTNVFPSHVDDLRRVKAVYESLPGWSEDLTGVRSMDDLPANAIGYINRVSELVGRPVSIVSVGPGREQTIFTAKPELLALGF